ctgtacctgtctctctctctctatctctctctctctgtatctctctctctgtacctctctctgtacctgtctctctctctctctctctctctctctctctctctctctctctctctctctctctctctctctctctctctctctctctctctctctctctctctctctctctgtacctctctctctctctgtacctctctctctctctctctctgtacctctctctctctctctctctgtacctctctctctctctctctctctcgctctcggtttctctctttttctctgtatctctttctgtATCGCTCTcttttctcactcactctctctacagtatttttctcttcctctctctgtttctttctccctctctcattatctctatctctctctcccccccaatcTCCCTCCCGCCCTCTGTACCCTTCACCCACACGCTCAGAGCAGCACTGCATGACAGAGAGGATGACCCATCCACCTACGTACTGCACCACAATTATTCACCCACTCTCACCAATACCCACACACTTTCTCACATACACACTGCACCGCTCtccctcacacactcactcactctctgatTCAGCCAGCATTACAGTATCACTGGCTTACTCAGTGTAAaatacgcaggcacacacactacAGAACCACACACTGCACCATGCATCAGTCAGAACTGTCTGTTTCCTTGGCACACAGAGCCTCATAACTTTATGATGGATCACACACCAATCCAATGTAAACGTGCAGTGTGTTCTCTCTGCCAACACAAAGATCTTTGATGCTTGTACTAGGCTacagtttgtttgcgcaaggctTTTGTACTTGATGAGCGATTTGTCGATTTCACTTGTTGTTTTTAGGTGTTTTTTCACACTTGCCACATGGGAGCAGCATGGAGAAGTTCCTTCTGTCTGgcattcctccctgtcctgagTACCAGTATGTGGTATATGGATGGAGTCACAGAGATACATACATTACATTTATATACATTATGAAATATTAttgtttgagccctgaatgctcaTTTTTCTGACAGCtccaacttggagtccacctgtggcaaatacaattgattggacatgatttggaaaggcacacacctgtctatataagttctcacagttgacactgcatttcagagcaaaaaccaagccatgaggtcgaaggaattatctgtagagctctgaaacaggattgtgtcgaggaacaggtctggggaagggtaccaaaacatttctgcatcgtTGAtggtccccaacaacacagtggcctccatcattcgtaaatggaagaagtttggaaccaccaagactcttcctagagctagccgtctggccaaactgagcaatcgagggagaaaggccttggtcagggaggtgaccaagaacctgatggtcactctgacacagctccagagttcctctgtggagataggagaaccttccagaaggacaaccatctatgcagcgCTCCACCTatctggcctttatggtagagtgactagacgaaagccactcctcagtaaaaggcacatgacagcccacttggagtttgccaaaaggcacctaaaggactctgaccatgagaaacaagaatctctggtctgatgacaccaagattgaattctttggcatGAATGTCTagcgtcatgtttggaggaaacctggcacgatccctatggtgaagcatggtggtggcagcatcctgtggggatgtttttcagcggcagggagactagtcaggatcaagggaaagatgaacagaacaaagtagagatccttgatgaaaacctgctccagagcgcacaGGGCCTCAAACTGGGATGaatgttcacctttcaacagacaacgatcctaagcacacagccaagacaacacaggagtggctttgggacaagtctctgaatgtccttgagtggcccaaccagagcccgtacttgaaccctatcgaacatctctggggagacctgaaaatagctgtgctgcgacgctccccatccagcctgacaacgcttgagaggatctgcagagaataattagagaaactcctcaaatacaggtgtgccaagcttgtagtgtcatacccaagaagactcaatgatgtaatcgctgccaaaggtgctttaacaaagtactgagtaaagggtctgaatacttatgtaaatgtgatatttccatttttcaaaagtttctaaaaacctgtttttgcttttttattatggggtattgtgtgtagattgatgagaggggggggggactatttaatccattttagaatagggctggaacgtaacaaaatgtggaaaaagtcaaggggtctgaatactttccgaatccacTGTATAGGATGAATAGACGCTGgatctatacagtacagtggctatgACTGTATTTCACAGTGTTTCATTCTGTATGGATATCAGTAGTTGATTAGGTGTAGCCTATGTGGTCAGcatctgatgactgatttgttgTGGACAAACAGTCCCCATAGGCACTCTGTATGGTGTAGTATGAGGTCATCATTGGTAATTGTAGATCTAAGTCAAACCTGGAATCATTGGGATGGTTGAGGATGATTcattatctctctcctcctctcttctcccatcctctcctctccttcactcacaTGGAAAATGTGAAATTCCATTAGAAATTCTTCCTCATCGTTGTGTAATCATTAAAACCCAATGACCAACATTTTCCGTCCCCTTTTTGATGCAGGCAAAGTGACCACTTTCCCTGAAGTGGACGAGGAGATAGACTTCCTGTCCACCATCATCAGCCAACAGGAGACTGAATCAGGTTTCAAACATCCAGGTGAGAGGACAAACCTTTGGCCTGTCGCAAAGGGTGCCACTTCAGAAGCTTTGATTGACTAAGATTTTACTAATTGCATATAGTATTAACATAATGTGACCAGTAATACCATACCATTTGCTAAGTTAGTAGTAGATGTCCTTTTGCTTTGCTATCAATTACCATttaattatattttatttttgtatctCCTCCTAGCTTCTTCCTTTCAGGATGTTCCTAAAGtcaaggaagaggaggatgacagATCAATGATCCTCACCCAACGGCCTACCACAGAGCAGCCTAGAACACACAGTGCCACTACAGCCTCTCCACCCACCTCTATGACTACAgccaacaccaccactaccagccACAGCCCAGCAGTACGCAGCGGGCCCCATATCATCCCTTACCCCTCCAACAGCCGAGTGTTTATCAGTATGTAACCTTAATCCTTGTTCATGATTTTCAGTCCCAGTTGACCCATTTTTGAATAAGAGAACCGTGATTCCCTGATCTGTGTTGAGAATTAATTTCTCCGCACCCTGCTGCTCTTGTGAATGCTGCACTGACTGTCACTGCTCTTGTGAATGCTGCTCTGACTGTCACTGCTCTTGTGAATGCTGCACTGACTGTCACTGCTCTTGTGAATGCTGCTCTGACTGTCACTGCTCTTGTGAATGCTGCTCTGACTGTCACTGCTCTTGTGAATGCTGCTCTGACTGTCACTGCTCTTGTGAATGCTGCACTGACTGTCACTGCTCTTGTGAATGCTGCTCTGACTGTCACTGCTCTTGTGAATGCTGCACTGACTGTCACTGCTCTTGTGAATGCTGCTCTGACTGTCACTGCTCTTGTGAATGCTGCTCTGACTGTCACTGCTCTTGTGAATGCTGCTCTGACTGTCACTGCTCTTGTGAATGCTGCTCTGACTGTCACTGCTCTTGTGAATGCTGCACTGACTGTCACTGCTCTTGTGAATGCTGCTCTGACTGTCACTGCTCTTGTGAATGCTGCACTGACTGTCACTGCTCTTGTGAATGCTGCACTGACTGTCACTGCTCTTGCCTATTAATATTGACAATTTGCAGATGGACCCTCCTGTTCTCCCTTCTCGTACATGGGTGAATCTTAATTGTATTTCCTTGTTTCATCACATTCTCCCTCCTCGTCTCCCTCTCAAAGCACGTTGAAGTAGAAGATCGGAGGTTCCAAGGAGAAAGGAtgcgaggaatcaaggaaataatctcagaaaaaaaagaaacgtcctctcactgtcaactgcatttattttcagcaaacttaatgtgtcaatatttgtatgaacataacaagattcaacaactgagacataaactgaacaagttccacagacatgtgactaacagatggAATAATgtctccctgaacaaaggggggggggggtcaaaatccaaagtaacagtcagtatctggtgtggccaccagctgcattaagtactgcagtgcatctcctcctcatggactgcaccagatttgccagttcttgctttgagatgttaccccactcttccatcaaggcacctgcaagtacccagacatttctggggggaatggccctagccctcaccttccgatccaacaggtcccagacttactcaatgggattgagatccgggctcttcactggccatggcagaacactgacattcctgtcttacaggaaatcacgcacagaaagagcagaatggctggtggcattgtcatgctggagggtcatgtcaggatgagcttgcaggaagggtaccacatgagggaggaggatgtcttccctgtaacgcacagcgttgagattgcctgcaatgataacaagctcagtccgatgacgctgtgacacaccgccccagaccatgacaggccctcaccctccaaatcgatcccgctccagagtacaggcctcggtgtaccTCTCATTCCTTCGATTATAAACgctaatccgaccatcacccctggtgtgaCAAAatcgcaactcgtcagtgaagagcacttcttgccagtcctgtctgggccagcgacggtgggtttgtgcccataggcgacgttgttgccggtgatgtctggtgaggacctgccttacaacaggcctacaagccctcagtccagcctctctcagcctattgtggacagtctgagcactgatggagggattgtgcgttcctggtgtaactcgggcagttgttgttgccatcctgtacctgtctctcaggtgtgatgttcggatgtaccgatcctgtgcaggtgctgttacacgtggtctgccactgtgaggacgatcatctgtctgtcctgtctccctgtagcgctgtcttaggcgtctcacagtacgcacattgcaatttattgccctggccacatctgcagtcctcatgcctctttgcagcatgcctaaggcacgttcacgcagatgagcagggaccctgggcatctttcttttggtgtttttcagagttagtagaaaggcctctCTAGTATCCTAAGTTttaataactgtgaccttaattgcctactgtctgtaagctgttagtgtcttaacgaccgttccacaggtgcatgttcattaattgtctatggttcattgaacaagcatgggaaacagtttttaaaccctttacaatgaagatctgtgaagttatttggatttttatgaattatctttgaaagacagggtccggaaaaagggctgtttcttttttgctgagtttacaattgAGATGCACCCCACAAACAGCCACTGCTTTACTCTGTCTCCCCACCTGACCTGTTCCTGGTGTTCTGGATAACATGTCTTCCTCTTCCAGATCTTTCTATCCTCTTCTCCTGACAGCCTTTCTCTATCTCTTCACAGTCATGACCAGTGTGTTTTTGGTTGTGGGATCTGTTGCCTTGCTCTTGGCTGGTGTCTGTTGGATCAGGTAAAACTCTACATCTGTTTTGCACTGATTTAGCTGATTCCAGCTATGTGGAAGAATGGTCTGCGataactgtgatatgtggttgttgtTCCCTACTTAACTTAGTTAAATGTACTGACTCATTTTAATAATTGTCATGTAGTTTAATAGTGTGGTTATGGGAAACTAACCCTGATGTCCCCCATCTTATCCCAGGTTGCAGAGAGGTGTGCGACTGGCTCAGAAGGTCGACTACCCAGCTTATGGGGGGATGGGGCCCCATTCCTATGACAACGATGTGGTGAGTACAGCAGAACACATAATCACACGAAGTCATGGTTACAACAGATTATATTCATGTCAGTgatgttttttttgtttcatGTTATTTCATACATTTCATTAATTGCCATCTGTTTATTTTATCTCCTTAGTTTTATTGTTTTACTGTAAaacaaatttttattttcaataaatctaaagtttgatttgataacaTACTAATCACATGGGAACAAAGACATATTCtgcacaataaatgttatactgAAACGGCGTCTGGTTGAGAGCCATGTCATCTCGGGCCCTCCCTCTGTGTCCTGCCTGCAGCTTGGGGATAGGAGGCTGGCTCAGAGTGCTCAGATGTACCACTACCAACATCAGAAACAGCAGATGCTCTGCCTGGAGAAGTGAGTCATACCCCCCATgaccttctgtctgtctgtccagctggccttctgtctgtctgtccagctggccttctgtctgtctgtccagctggccttctgtctgtctgtccagctggCCTTCTGTCTGTCTTTTAACCGGACATATCTGTCTGCCCTCTGACCCTGGCTGTCTAAAAAGGTTACTATCTGTCCATTTCTTGCTTCCTGATTCTCCTTCAACTCCTTTCAAAGCTAATTGGTGGAGGTCCAAGGTCCAGTGTTTTTTAAGAGGATTTGAGGAAGTGAACTAAATGTTTCCAGACACTGCCCTTGtgtccctcctcttccctcccttctccttcctcctcttccctcccttctccttccctcccttctccttccctccctcctcttccctcccttctccttccctccctcctcttccctccctcctcttccctccctcctcttccctccctcctctcccctcccttctccttccctccctcctcttccctcccttctccttccctccctcctcttccctcccttctccttccctcccttctccttccctgtcctcctcttccctccctcctcttccctccctcctcttccctcccttctccttccctgtcctcctcttccctccctcctcttccctccctcctcttccctcccttctccttccctccctcctcttccctcccttctccttccctccctcctcttccctcccttctccttccctccctcctcttccctccctcctcttccctccctcctcttccctcccttctccttccctccctcctcttccctcccttctccttccctgtcctcctcttccctcccttctccttccctGTCCTCCTGTCAGTCTGGATCGGTGTTCTCCTCTGTGAACGGTGGGTTGGGATGTTATGTGATGTGGTTGGATACCTCCATGACTcagtgtttttcctttttctccaGACACAGGGATGAACCCAAGGTGCCTGACTCCGGGGCCACGTCAGATGAGGAGAATGAGGATGGGGATTTCACGGTATACGAGTGCCCTGGACTGGCCCCGGTAAGAGACAGACATACCTGATGCACATACAGTGTACTGCACAGCCATGCAGTACAATAGCAGACATGGAGAGGCAGCGATAGCTGATATCCAATATATATTTACCTTAAATACTGTACATTTAGTTTACATACATTTGTACTTACAATAGGCTACGGATACACACATGTTATTGTTTTAGCGGTGTAATaacttctctctcctttctctcgccctctctttttctatctttctttctcgttctctcttttgctctctagACGGGAGAGATGGAGGTGAAGAATCCTTTGTTTGATGACTCCACCCTTTACCTTCAGCGGAGCCACAAGTAACCCTGACAACTCTAGACATTCTGATATGCACCTATAAAACATATCATCCTACATGTACAGGAAGATCAAATCATACTCACTCCCTTGCACACCTACAAACACCCATCAGGTTTCTCTGTCTGACCTTTTGACCTGTCCCACATGATACACTACATACACTGCAGGGCTGGTAAGGAGGAGGACGGTATGAACATTATATCTGAATGAACGACTGACGGGAATCTCCTCTTAAAACAGACTGATATCTGGGACCAATGATGTCTCACACTCTCAGAAAACCTTACATGATGTTTAAGCTTTCCGTCTGGCCTATCATAACCATGCCTTGTTTTGTTATATGTTAACTCTGTGTATCTCTTGTGGATTTGATTCTGTAATATCCTCTCTGTTTTTTTCTGTCAAACATGTGCACAACCAACTAACTGACTGAGAGATTAGGGTGTATAATGATGGATAAGATTCTCCACGTTCTGCAAGATTCTATACCTGAACTTTTCCAACAACAAATTATTGTTGTCGtgttctgttgcaaaatgttatgctacggtgtgcactaatgaatactaCCCTGCTTCATACGACAGACACCGGCAGAAAGGTTCAGGAAGAGAGCAGAGAAGAACTACAgtgaaaaaataaatgttttctgGGTCTGTTGGTGTATGATTTATTACATTACACAATCTGTGGAGACTAACTTTGATACTTGCATCATACTTTTGAATGTTACCCAGACCATGACTTACAGTGAAATATACAGGCCAATGTCCAAACCACAAACCTTTAATAATAGTGAACAGGGAGATTGTGTTGGAGGCACACACTTTGTGCAGAATGTGAAATTGAATAACCAATCCAGATACAAGTTTCCTAAATCATAGACTACAGTATGACCCAGACTCCTGGACTGAAAAGCATGGATAATCTCAGTTGAAAATTCAGTTGAGGAataggcttaatctgggtctgggaaCTGGTCCTATAAATCATTCTGGAACTGCAGATGTTAGGCCATATGCCTTTGAAACAGATGGAGCATAGTGGGAATATGCCAATTTATCAAGCTGTCAATAGTAATCATTGGCAGACTAAATCTCTGTGtcccaaataacaccctattccctacagagtgcCCTACTTTTGCCAGCGCCTTATCgaccctggtcgaaagtagtgcactacagtatgtGGAGAATATGGTGCCACTAATGACGCCTTCTGAAGACCTGGATCAACTCATCTTTGACTTTCTTCATTACCAaaaagtgttgttgtttttttacatacAAACGTGATTTTAATATGTTTCATAAATGTACACATGCAGTATGTATGGTAAACCTTTACGCTTTGTTATGTAGCCATTATATTCTCAGTATCAATGGTCCCTCTATGCATGACTTGATGATGCTGTGCTCTGCTGAAAAAGGGATACAATTCAATATGCATTTATGATCCTTACAAGTTTCTTGTGTAAACTTGCTTATGATGATATTTAAATAACTTGAATGATTTCAAAGGAATTTGGAACTTCTTTACAGAACTCTGAAACAGAGCAACCCCATTatgtacatacatatacacagtgCTTGACGTGGGCAGGAACTCGCCGGAGTACCAGCACCTCAAATGTTCAACTGCTTGAGCTCTTGTTCCTCTTtatatagaatattagctcaaaagtattgtggagctcctgcatctaaatataaacagtaccggcacccaGAATGAGTACtggaacctatttcagtccaagtcaagcactgaataTACCGTATCAAACAAACACATGGCTTGTCCCATGATTTGTGATGTTATTTATGTAAATAGCCACTGATGTGTACTGTACAGAGAGATGGCAACCTGGCTCTAATGATGTATTTGTACACATTATTATTCTATATTTCTGATTGCAAACAAACCTTTTTTTCTTTAGCCTAGTGtgcttccaaaatggcaccctattctgtatATAGGGCATTGCTTTTGACGAAAGCCCTATAGTTTTTGGtcaaatatagtgcactatatagggaatagggtgccattttggatgcacccTAGAGTCTGTTCAGAAGTTGCCTATTACGGTTATCTCTCAGGAAAGCGTGTTATTAGCTCTTTGATTTACTTAGGACAACTCCACACAAAAACTATATTTAGTTATTTGTagcattagtccattgttgatatagtcccaaaatatTTTACATTTTCAGCAATCAATTTTCAAAATGCATAAATACAGCTGGTATGATGCATCGAGTATGATATGATGCTGTGTTTTGGAtcatgatgcaaaatgcatcatactggctatatttctgtattttgaaagttgtaTGACTTCATTGCTGAcatacaaaacattttgggactttaTCAACTGTGCACTAATGGAAAAAAAAGAGTTTTGTGGTGGAATTTGAATTGAACTGTTCCCCTAactctctgtctccactctctctgaAGAACAGTGAAGTGGTCAGACACATACAGTAATGGGATGCTCTTTGGGTGCAGATGATTTGATTAGCCTTTTTGGTCCTAAAAAACAATGTATGTGAGACAGAAAGAGTATTGGACTCGTAGAATGAATCCATTCATTGATGTAGGCCTAGATTACTGGTAAAGATGAACATCAAATTTAAACCTTCTTTGGCTGTTACCATATAGTTACCATATACCTACATCAATATTGTACCCTAGGGTTGCAAAATGCAAATAACTGTCCAAATATTCCCAGGTTTTCTAGAAATGTTAGTTTGATGGATTGAAAGTTGCTCTTTGTTTTCTCTCATGAATGTGGCTGGTTATAAATCTCTGGGACTCCCCTTTTATACAGTAAAACCACCCTCTCTAAATAACGACACACCAGATGAATTAACACACCAACCCTGAGAGATGACCGACCTCTTTTACTACTACTGGAATTGCTGGACATGATGCATGTAGACATTTCAGAGATGAACATGTAAAATAAATATTTATATTATCTTCACTGCAACATGGTCTGCTGTGCTGTTTTCTTAAATGATATGATAGACAATCTTGTTGCAAGCTGATCAACTGTCTTGGATCTCATGAGAGAGAAGCAAAAATATATGTTAATAGCTAATCTAGCCTTTAAAACAAGTAATGAGGTAAAAAGCATATTGTTATCGTTTCAAGTTTATTCCGTTTTTAGGTAATCATGACCTCTGGTGGCCAGAGCTGTTATTGCATGTTGATCTGTTATTGGTGGATTGTCCCCTGAATCCATAGACATTGAGATGATAAAGCAACATCCCCCAGTATCTATaccagaaatgtttttttttgcatccgaaatggcaacctattccctataaaatgcactatgtagggaatagggcaccaccTTGGTGTGTAATCTGCATTGACACTAGAAATTGAATCATATGCATCACAATTAGTCGTAAAGTTACATTAGGATACAGAGGAGTATGGTTGAATTGAGTGACATACAGAACTTTCAATGCACAGTAATTTCTCTGAGATGGGTTGTTTAGATTTAGTATTTGTACAGGGATTTTGTTTTTGTAGGTTTGTGGTCGACCCAGAAACACTTGGAGGAGAGAGGTCTAGGCAGAAATGACTGAGAGCGGTCTCAACTGGTGTGACCTGGAAAAACTTGCCCCGAACCGAGTGAGATGGAGGACATTCATCAACTGCCTATGAAGGGTATGAactgtacagtagagtattatgaGTAGCCAAATACTGAGAGAAAAAATAATTGAAAGCTTACCCTCAATATTACTGCTGGGAAAGACATTTCCTTGTTCCATTTAAATAGCATTATGAGCCAGCCTACATGGTTGTGTAATGGTTTTATTTGTGGCAATTCTTGGTCTTGTAAAGGCTGGAATGTAGTCAATGGGACCTTACACGTGATTGGACACTGTGGGTACACCTTCATACTTCCTCTTCCCTTTTATAACTGAAGTTGTCATTTTTCTGTGGTGTTTCTGCATTGGGGACCAAAATGCAATGTTGCAATGTCATCAGGCTGTTATGGATGTTAAAGTCACACACAATCACAACAATGCAGAAATTAATGTATTTCCTGTTTTACCTGTGACATTTTGTGTGTGAACGAACTGGCCCTGTTGTAAGTAGAGCCCAGCACAGGTTGTAGAACATGTCTTTTCACTGGTGCTTTTTTATTTCTtaacttatctattgttcacctattacctattttttactttaaaattgcactgttggttagggcctgtaattAAGCATGtcactttaaggtctacacctgttatattcggagcacgtgacaaatacactttgatttgatttgaattaggcTAAAACAAAGATACCATATAACTTGCAGTAAAAGCAGCTTTTGCCTGTTATCTATTGGCCCATCCATCCAGATCATAGTACACCTTTTTAGCTGGCAATCTGTGATAGTTGATACAGATAttacagagcctctctctccagtctgtgTATGTCTTGATTTCATGGGTCTGACGCCACTTGAAGTAAGCCTCATAGCGCCCTCTGTCTGTGGCCAGCTGCTGTAGGAAGGCAGCCAGCCGATCTGTGCTGCTGAAGTCACTGACATGGATGAACGAGCCTGAGGGCACCAAGGCCTCATAGTTAGACCGAGAGGGCCCCAGAACCACGGGTACTGTCCCTGCTTGGAAGGCATTCCTCCACAGCTTCTCAGTGATGTAGTCTATGGCCACTGAATTCTCAAAGGCCAGGTAGAAGTTACAGCGGCCAATGGTGGGTATCAGACTATGTTCGGTCAGTGGCCTCTTTAGCCAGTGGCCATACACCTCTATAGGAATGTACTTCCTTAGGCTCTGGTAGACTTGACTCCTGGCATGGTCAGGGCTGTAGTTGCTGACCACCCAGCTGGCCAGACAAGCCCCTTTCTTAGGGATCACatagctgctgctgttgctgtttgGTGGAACAAGAACTTCCACCGTCTTCCCATAGGGCATTGGTACGTCAGCGTCCGCTCGGTAGCTCATGGTCCAGTTGAACAGTCCTTTGTACTGGGTCAGGTTGCCGTTGTTCACCGGAGGCTCCAGGGAGAGCCAGAGCCAGCGCTGGGAGGCCGGCCGTGGGAGATGGAGAGGCAGGGCGGAGCGACCCGTCCTCAGCTCATGGTGGTGGAAGACCACCACGTCTGCCTGAGGGTATAGGGAGGTGTTGTCACTGAGGAGGCAGCCTGGGATACCGTACTCATTGCTGCAAACGTCTCCCTCCAGGCTGTAGGGGCGGCTGAAGGGCCAGTGCCACAGCAGAATGGTGAGGTTCCTGAGTTGGTGTTGATGAGTGGTCCCTATCTCAGCCTGCAGCCTCTTGTGGAGCAAGTACAAGGAGATGCTGAAGATCATAATGCCGGAGAGGAACAGGGGCATGgaggcagccatctctgactCAGGGGATGACAGGCAAGCAACACACTGACTGGTACAATTGCGGCGTACTTTAGATTAGTCCACGATCACACAATCTCCTTGGGATTTttactgtagtagtgtggtatTTCCTCCCTAGTAAGACAAATATAAATTAGTTTCCAATcaggggtgtagtggagggtacacagaaataaacacagtTTACCCACCTTTTGTGGAAAAATGAATTGAAAAACGTGACTTTTTTCACCGTAACCGGTGATCAGAGTTTACTCACCT
This window of the Salvelinus fontinalis isolate EN_2023a chromosome 28, ASM2944872v1, whole genome shotgun sequence genome carries:
- the LOC129826690 gene encoding neural proliferation differentiation and control protein 1-like, yielding MLSPKRGVDHRPAATLLTQVAVIAIFVSMSACMPGSSSVCPRSLDCARARRHFCQPGSSHCGPCLTPLVENSHGRCIVKRRASHAPHFGKVTTFPEVDEEIDFLSTIISQQETESGFKHPASSFQDVPKVKEEEDDRSMILTQRPTTEQPRTHSATTASPPTSMTTANTTTTSHSPAVRSGPHIIPYPSNSRVFIIMTSVFLVVGSVALLLAGVCWIRLQRGVRLAQKVDYPAYGGMGPHSYDNDVLGDRRLAQSAQMYHYQHQKQQMLCLEKHRDEPKVPDSGATSDEENEDGDFTVYECPGLAPTGEMEVKNPLFDDSTLYLQRSHK
- the LOC129825847 gene encoding alpha-(1,3)-fucosyltransferase 7-like gives rise to the protein MAASMPLFLSGIMIFSISLYLLHKRLQAEIGTTHQHQLRNLTILLWHWPFSRPYSLEGDVCSNEYGIPGCLLSDNTSLYPQADVVVFHHHELRTGRSALPLHLPRPASQRWLWLSLEPPVNNGNLTQYKGLFNWTMSYRADADVPMPYGKTVEVLVPPNSNSSSYVIPKKGACLASWVVSNYSPDHARSQVYQSLRKYIPIEVYGHWLKRPLTEHSLIPTIGRCNFYLAFENSVAIDYITEKLWRNAFQAGTVPVVLGPSRSNYEALVPSGSFIHVSDFSSTDRLAAFLQQLATDRGRYEAYFKWRQTHEIKTYTDWRERLCNICINYHRLPAKKVYYDLDGWANR